A window of Polaribacter litorisediminis contains these coding sequences:
- a CDS encoding TonB-dependent receptor translates to MKKYIISSLLLFMPLLLFSQTTFKGMIMDKNNPKDNLGVEGVSLHWLNTKVSAITNTKGWFTIPYKPEYKKLVVNYLGYKSDTINITNLEPIHYFLKPESELDEIIIESKRNTVQRSFLSTTNMFTVNSEELLKAACCNLAESFETNPSIDVSFSDALTGTRQIQMLGLKSPYLLITQENIPAIRGASQVFGLTFTPGTWVESIQITKGAGSVVNGFESISGQINAELVKPFSDNKFFLNAYSSLNGRLELNTHFNERISKKWQTGLYIHGNYRGEKFDRNGDNFLDMPLSNQINIMNRWQYTDAEKGWVSFLNVRFLNDEKQTGELNFNPTRDQGTTNAWGSEIDTQRFETSAKVGYVFPEMPFQSIGFQIAFSNHQQDSYFGLNVYDIEHESVYANLIFNSIIGDTRNKFKTGLNFTYDKFDELVNTIDFDRNENALGAFFEYAFDNLENFSLTAGLRVDTHNLLGTFITPRLHVRYVPWEKGVFRASAGRGKRSANIFAENQQLFASSRQINIDDVGGNIYGLNPEIAWNYGVSYLQKFNLFEKKGDVTFDFYQTNFQNQVVVDWENAQEISFYDLNGKSIANSFQVEVNYNIAKNFNVRTAYKYFDISTTYKSGNLQKPLQPETRFFANLSYETELSDTESQWRFDVTFNNIGQQRIPNRRLPIDAYQLLNSQITKVFSNQFEVYVGGENLTNVQQNNPILGSENPFELNFDTTLVYQPIFGRAIYAGLRFKIK, encoded by the coding sequence ATGAAAAAATATATTATAAGTAGTCTTTTGCTATTTATGCCACTCCTACTCTTTTCTCAAACTACATTTAAAGGAATGATTATGGATAAAAATAACCCTAAAGATAATTTAGGAGTTGAAGGTGTTTCTCTGCACTGGCTAAACACAAAGGTAAGCGCAATTACAAATACAAAAGGCTGGTTTACCATACCCTATAAACCTGAATATAAAAAATTAGTCGTTAATTACTTAGGTTATAAATCTGATACAATTAACATTACAAATTTAGAGCCCATTCATTATTTTTTAAAACCAGAAAGTGAGTTAGATGAAATTATCATTGAGAGTAAAAGAAATACTGTTCAAAGATCTTTTCTATCAACGACTAATATGTTTACAGTAAACTCCGAAGAATTGCTCAAAGCCGCTTGTTGTAATTTAGCGGAAAGTTTTGAAACAAATCCGTCTATAGACGTAAGTTTTTCGGATGCATTAACTGGTACAAGACAAATTCAAATGTTAGGTTTAAAAAGTCCTTATTTATTAATTACACAAGAAAACATTCCTGCAATTAGAGGTGCTAGCCAAGTTTTCGGACTCACATTTACACCCGGAACATGGGTAGAAAGTATTCAAATTACAAAAGGTGCAGGCTCTGTAGTCAATGGGTTTGAAAGTATTTCTGGTCAAATAAATGCCGAATTGGTAAAACCTTTTTCCGATAATAAGTTCTTTCTAAATGCCTATTCTTCTTTAAATGGAAGATTGGAATTGAACACACATTTTAATGAGCGTATTTCTAAAAAATGGCAAACAGGTTTGTACATTCACGGAAATTACAGAGGAGAAAAATTTGATAGAAATGGGGATAACTTTTTAGATATGCCATTATCCAATCAAATAAATATCATGAATAGGTGGCAATATACCGATGCAGAAAAAGGTTGGGTAAGTTTTCTAAATGTTCGTTTTTTAAATGATGAAAAACAAACGGGAGAACTCAATTTTAATCCCACTAGAGATCAAGGAACCACCAATGCTTGGGGAAGTGAAATTGATACACAGCGTTTTGAAACTTCTGCTAAAGTAGGGTATGTTTTTCCTGAAATGCCTTTTCAAAGTATCGGTTTTCAAATAGCATTTAGCAATCATCAGCAAGATTCTTATTTTGGTTTAAATGTATATGATATTGAGCATGAAAGCGTCTATGCGAATCTAATTTTTAATTCAATTATTGGCGATACAAGAAACAAGTTTAAAACCGGACTTAATTTTACCTACGATAAGTTTGATGAGCTGGTAAACACCATCGATTTTGATAGAAATGAAAATGCTTTAGGCGCATTTTTTGAATATGCCTTTGATAACTTAGAGAACTTTAGTCTTACAGCAGGTTTGCGAGTTGATACCCATAATTTATTGGGTACTTTTATAACACCTCGTTTACATGTAAGATATGTGCCTTGGGAAAAAGGAGTTTTTAGAGCATCTGCTGGAAGAGGGAAAAGAAGTGCTAACATTTTTGCTGAAAATCAACAATTATTTGCGAGTTCTAGACAAATAAACATTGATGACGTTGGCGGAAATATCTATGGATTAAATCCTGAAATTGCTTGGAATTATGGGGTTTCTTATTTACAGAAATTTAATTTATTTGAGAAAAAAGGAGATGTTACTTTTGATTTTTATCAAACAAATTTTCAAAACCAAGTGGTTGTAGACTGGGAAAATGCGCAAGAAATATCATTTTATGATTTAAACGGTAAAAGTATTGCAAATAGTTTTCAGGTAGAAGTAAATTATAATATCGCTAAAAACTTTAATGTAAGAACTGCCTATAAATATTTTGACATTTCTACAACATATAAAAGCGGAAATTTACAGAAACCGTTACAGCCTGAAACTCGTTTTTTTGCAAACCTGTCTTATGAAACAGAATTATCTGATACAGAATCGCAATGGCGGTTTGATGTAACTTTTAATAACATAGGGCAGCAACGAATCCCGAATAGAAGGTTACCTATTGATGCATACCAATTGTTAAATTCACAAATAACAAAAGTGTTTTCCAACCAGTTTGAGGTGTATGTTGGCGGTGAAAATTTAACGAATGTTCAGCAAAATAATCCTATATTAGGCAGCGAAAATCCATTTGAATTGAATTTTGATACTACTTTAGTGTATCAACCAATTTTTGGACGTGCAATTTATGCAGGATTACGATTTAAAATCAAATAA
- a CDS encoding heavy-metal-associated domain-containing protein — MKKIIGILSLLLVSFSAQSQEVQKNKNAKVFFEVDGICGMCKKRIETAALKTKGVKFAIWSVETHQLSLIMDERKTSMTDVQQNILKVGHDVIGADKKKLIAKEEAYNSVHPCCKYRDEEIILNHEGELKKQKKKN; from the coding sequence ATGAAAAAAATAATAGGTATATTAAGTCTACTTTTAGTAAGTTTTTCAGCACAATCTCAGGAAGTTCAAAAAAATAAAAACGCAAAAGTATTTTTTGAAGTAGACGGAATTTGCGGCATGTGTAAAAAAAGAATTGAAACAGCAGCTTTAAAAACAAAAGGCGTAAAATTTGCAATTTGGAGCGTGGAAACACATCAATTAAGCCTAATTATGGATGAGCGGAAAACATCTATGACCGATGTGCAACAAAATATTTTAAAAGTTGGACACGATGTTATTGGTGCTGATAAGAAAAAGTTAATTGCAAAAGAAGAAGCGTATAATTCTGTACATCCCTGCTGCAAGTACCGAGATGAAGAAATCATTTTGAACCATGAAGGGGAATTAAAAAAGCAGAAAAAGAAAAATTAG
- a CDS encoding DUF2721 domain-containing protein: MEELTLTTPALLFSAISLIMLAYTNRFLAYAAVIRSLHDKYLEKKNDSLLRQIQNLKLRLNLTRYMQIFGITSLLFCVLTMFLIYVDFHRVAVWVFGSALILLIVSLALLIKEIQISAQALQHHIADIEEYLKKK, encoded by the coding sequence ATGGAAGAATTGACACTTACTACACCGGCTTTATTATTTTCTGCAATTTCATTGATTATGCTTGCCTATACCAATCGGTTTTTGGCGTATGCCGCTGTCATTAGAAGTTTGCATGATAAATATTTGGAAAAGAAAAATGATTCTTTGTTAAGACAAATTCAGAATTTAAAATTACGCTTAAACTTAACAAGATATATGCAAATTTTTGGTATTACAAGCTTGTTATTTTGTGTGTTAACCATGTTTTTAATCTATGTCGATTTTCATAGGGTAGCGGTTTGGGTATTTGGTTCGGCACTTATTTTGCTCATCGTTTCTTTGGCTTTATTGATTAAAGAGATTCAGATTTCTGCGCAGGCCTTGCAACATCATATTGCTGATATTGAGGAGTATTTAAAGAAGAAATAG
- a CDS encoding M15 family metallopeptidase — MKKVVFLFVLVFSSSYFSQELPDNFVYLSDIDHTIKSELRYLNNNNFIGKPINGYENNCVIITKESAINLKKVQAELLKKGLSLKVFDAYRPQQAVDHFVKWAKVLKDTLMKREYYPNVDKSELFDLGYIASKSGHTRGSTIDLTIINLKTGKELDMGSPYDFFGVQSHPFYPKISKAQKENRMLLRKLMLQNNFKPYENEWWHFTLREEPFPKTYFNFPVK; from the coding sequence ATGAAAAAAGTAGTTTTTTTATTCGTTTTAGTTTTTAGTAGCTCCTATTTTAGTCAAGAATTACCTGACAATTTTGTGTATTTATCCGATATAGATCATACCATAAAATCTGAATTACGTTATCTAAACAATAATAATTTTATAGGAAAACCTATTAACGGTTATGAGAACAATTGTGTCATTATAACCAAAGAAAGTGCAATCAATTTAAAAAAAGTACAAGCTGAACTTTTAAAAAAAGGACTAAGTCTAAAGGTTTTTGATGCCTACAGACCACAACAAGCAGTAGATCATTTTGTAAAATGGGCAAAAGTTTTGAAAGACACTTTAATGAAAAGAGAATACTATCCAAACGTGGATAAAAGTGAATTATTTGACTTGGGGTATATCGCCTCAAAATCTGGCCACACAAGAGGTAGCACCATCGATTTAACAATTATAAATTTAAAGACGGGTAAAGAATTAGATATGGGCAGTCCTTATGATTTTTTTGGAGTGCAATCACATCCATTTTATCCAAAAATATCAAAAGCACAAAAAGAAAACAGAATGCTTTTGCGAAAACTCATGTTACAAAATAATTTTAAACCTTATGAAAATGAATGGTGGCATTTTACACTTAGAGAAGAACCTTTCCCAAAAACATATTTTAATTTTCCTGTAAAATAG
- the pdhA gene encoding pyruvate dehydrogenase (acetyl-transferring) E1 component subunit alpha, with amino-acid sequence MKEITKQTYLDWYKNMLFWRKFEDKLASVYIQQKVRGFLHLYNGQEAILAGALHAMDLSKDKMITAYRNHVQPIGMGEDPKKVMAELYGKVTGTSKGMGGSMHIFSKEFRFYGGHGIVGGQIPLGAGIAFADKYKGSDAVTLTCFGDGAARQGSLHEAFNMAMLWKLPVIFIVENNGYAMGTSVERTANHTDIWKLGLGYEMPCGPVDAMNPIKVAEAVDEAIQRARRGDGPTFLEMKTYRYRGHSMSDAQHYRTKNEVEEYKKIDPITQILDVIMEKEYATEEEIDVIKKDVKRMVNECEKFAEDSPYPEPQQLYDMVYEQEDYPFIS; translated from the coding sequence ATGAAAGAAATCACCAAACAAACCTATTTAGATTGGTACAAAAACATGCTTTTTTGGCGCAAGTTCGAGGACAAATTAGCATCTGTTTACATTCAGCAAAAAGTTAGAGGCTTTTTACATTTGTATAATGGGCAAGAAGCTATTTTAGCTGGTGCGTTGCATGCTATGGATTTATCGAAAGATAAAATGATTACTGCCTACAGAAATCATGTGCAGCCAATCGGTATGGGAGAAGATCCTAAAAAAGTAATGGCTGAATTATACGGAAAAGTTACAGGAACATCTAAAGGAATGGGAGGTTCTATGCATATTTTCTCGAAAGAATTTCGTTTTTATGGTGGTCATGGTATTGTTGGTGGTCAAATTCCTTTAGGTGCAGGAATAGCTTTTGCAGATAAATACAAAGGAAGCGATGCGGTTACCTTAACGTGTTTTGGTGATGGTGCTGCAAGACAAGGCTCTCTACATGAAGCTTTTAACATGGCGATGTTATGGAAATTACCTGTTATTTTTATTGTTGAAAATAATGGATATGCCATGGGTACTTCTGTAGAAAGAACTGCAAATCATACTGATATCTGGAAACTTGGTTTGGGATATGAAATGCCTTGTGGACCCGTAGATGCCATGAACCCTATTAAAGTAGCGGAAGCTGTAGATGAAGCAATACAAAGAGCAAGACGTGGTGATGGCCCAACTTTTTTAGAAATGAAAACGTATCGATACAGAGGTCACTCAATGTCAGACGCGCAACATTATAGAACAAAAAATGAAGTTGAAGAATATAAGAAAATAGATCCTATTACTCAAATCTTAGACGTTATTATGGAAAAAGAATATGCGACCGAAGAAGAAATTGATGTAATTAAAAAAGATGTGAAAAGGATGGTGAATGAATGTGAAAAATTTGCAGAAGACTCACCATACCCAGAACCTCAGCAATTATACGATATGGTTTATGAACAAGAAGATTATCCTTTTATAAGTTAA
- a CDS encoding pyruvate dehydrogenase complex dihydrolipoamide acetyltransferase has translation MATVINMPRLSDTMEEGVVEKWLKKVGDKVEEGDILAEIETDKATMEFESFHEGTLLYIGIQEGETSPVDVLLAIIGEEGEDISALINGAPETAKTANKEEVKEDAKDDETTSETSNTEIAAIPDGVHVISMPRLSDTMTDGTVASWLKKVGDKVEEGDILAEIETDKATMEFECFYEGTILYIGVQEGETAPVDSLLTIIGPEGTDISAIVANDDAAENAPAKKVIPSEKEEDKKEAKKEENIVETSASTSTNTSGGRIFASPLAKKIAADKGINLADVSGSGENGRIIKKDIENYTPAAKPAEVEKSEKTETAPAMNFVAAGEEKSEEVKNSQMRKAIAKALGSSKFTAPDFSLNIEVDMDNAMASRKIINAIPDVKVSFNDMVVKACAMALQKHPQVNTSWTDNNTIYHSHIHVGVAVAVDDGLLVPVVKHTNTLSLTQIGASVRDLAGKARHKKIAPAEMQGSTFTVSNLGMFGIDNFTSIINQPNSAILSVGAIVEKPVVKNGQIVVGNTMKLTLTCDHRTVDGAVGAQFLQTLKTFIENPVTMLA, from the coding sequence ATGGCTACAGTAATAAATATGCCAAGACTAAGCGACACCATGGAAGAAGGTGTTGTGGAAAAATGGTTAAAAAAAGTTGGAGATAAAGTTGAAGAAGGCGATATTTTGGCAGAAATCGAAACAGATAAAGCTACGATGGAATTTGAATCATTTCATGAGGGAACTTTATTATATATTGGTATTCAAGAAGGTGAAACTTCTCCTGTTGATGTTCTTTTAGCTATTATTGGCGAAGAAGGTGAAGATATTTCCGCACTTATAAATGGTGCTCCTGAGACTGCAAAAACGGCAAATAAAGAAGAAGTTAAAGAAGATGCGAAAGATGATGAAACAACTTCAGAAACTTCCAATACAGAGATTGCTGCAATTCCTGATGGAGTGCATGTAATCTCTATGCCACGTTTAAGTGATACCATGACAGATGGTACTGTGGCTTCTTGGTTAAAAAAAGTTGGAGATAAGGTTGAAGAAGGTGATATTTTAGCAGAAATAGAAACAGACAAAGCAACCATGGAATTTGAATGTTTCTACGAAGGAACCATCTTATACATCGGTGTTCAAGAAGGAGAAACAGCTCCTGTAGATAGCTTATTAACGATTATTGGTCCTGAAGGAACCGATATTTCTGCAATTGTTGCCAATGATGATGCTGCGGAAAACGCACCTGCTAAAAAAGTAATTCCTTCAGAAAAGGAAGAAGATAAAAAGGAAGCAAAAAAAGAAGAAAATATTGTTGAAACGAGTGCATCAACAAGCACAAATACTTCAGGCGGACGCATATTTGCATCTCCTTTAGCAAAGAAAATAGCGGCTGACAAAGGCATTAATTTAGCAGATGTTTCTGGTTCTGGTGAAAACGGTAGAATTATTAAAAAAGATATAGAAAACTACACACCTGCTGCAAAACCAGCTGAAGTTGAAAAATCAGAAAAAACGGAAACAGCTCCTGCAATGAATTTTGTTGCTGCTGGCGAAGAAAAATCTGAAGAAGTTAAAAACTCTCAAATGCGCAAGGCAATTGCAAAAGCTTTAGGAAGTTCTAAATTTACGGCACCAGATTTCAGTTTAAATATTGAAGTGGATATGGATAACGCAATGGCTTCCAGAAAAATTATCAATGCAATTCCAGATGTAAAAGTATCCTTTAATGATATGGTTGTAAAAGCCTGTGCAATGGCTTTGCAAAAACATCCTCAAGTTAATACTTCTTGGACCGATAATAATACAATTTATCACAGTCACATTCACGTGGGAGTTGCTGTTGCCGTAGATGATGGTTTATTAGTGCCTGTTGTAAAACACACCAATACTTTGAGTTTAACGCAAATTGGCGCATCTGTTAGAGATTTAGCGGGAAAAGCAAGACATAAAAAAATAGCGCCAGCAGAAATGCAGGGAAGCACGTTTACAGTTTCTAATTTAGGCATGTTTGGTATCGATAATTTCACTTCAATCATCAATCAACCGAATTCAGCAATTTTATCTGTAGGTGCCATTGTTGAAAAGCCCGTTGTTAAAAATGGACAAATAGTGGTTGGAAATACAATGAAATTAACGTTAACCTGTGATCACAGAACCGTTGATGGAGCTGTTGGAGCTCAGTTTTTACAAACATTAAAAACATTTATTGAGAATCCTGTTACGATGTTAGCATAG
- a CDS encoding Crp/Fnr family transcriptional regulator — protein MNPITNLIDKINEQNLWDREIALERNEYLKVKGSIDTNIYLVINGSLRIFVIDEYEEHTIRFGYKDNLIASLDSFLNEKPSDFYIQALKKTTVKVITKKDYESFIESSIENKNSWISILENFVLQQMERERDILTSSPVERYQRVLKRSPQLFQEIPNKYIASYLRMTPETLSRIKKS, from the coding sequence ATGAATCCGATTACTAATTTAATTGATAAAATAAACGAGCAGAATCTTTGGGATCGAGAGATAGCATTAGAGCGTAATGAATATTTAAAAGTAAAAGGAAGTATTGACACTAATATCTATTTAGTCATCAATGGAAGCTTGAGAATATTCGTAATTGATGAATACGAAGAACACACAATTAGGTTTGGTTATAAAGACAACCTTATAGCCTCCTTAGATTCATTCTTGAATGAAAAGCCATCTGACTTTTATATTCAGGCGCTAAAAAAAACAACTGTTAAAGTCATCACTAAAAAAGATTATGAATCTTTCATAGAATCATCAATCGAGAATAAAAATAGTTGGATTTCTATTTTAGAAAACTTTGTTTTACAACAAATGGAAAGAGAAAGAGATATTCTTACGTCCTCTCCTGTTGAAAGATATCAGAGAGTTTTAAAACGAAGTCCTCAATTATTTCAGGAAATACCAAATAAATATATTGCGTCGTATTTAAGGATGACTCCTGAAACTTTATCAAGAATTAAAAAATCTTAA
- a CDS encoding glycosyltransferase family 4 protein yields the protein MRIGIIIGRIGGVDGVALETEKWIDVLKKLGHEVFIMAGEFESWNIDYEHDYLYPVLSFFSVEAEWEQRKAFFEPDKEPDALLEHVENASNMIYKTMLTWVKDKKIDAILSENASALPCHLSMGVAIKKLILKTGLPIVTHDHDFHWERGQRYVSVHPEINQYVDDNFPLLLPDVKHAAINTFGVETFKNRFNLDATLVPNVMDFNRIYGVPTPENEFFLRNIGVKEDDIALLQVTRIVRRKGIETAISLIDKLDDKKLKLVITGNNNDDENKEYYNELIDQIHELNLSNQIIFAAHKVLDHKDLSDVYAHGRAATYFSTYEGFGNALVETVLAKKPIFVNNYKPVYMQDIGNKGFETVMIEDSNLTPESVQQMSDIIYNPKRCLEIGEYNFKLGKKYFSYDVLEEKLSALFTF from the coding sequence ATGCGAATAGGTATTATTATTGGACGAATAGGGGGTGTTGATGGTGTTGCTCTTGAAACTGAAAAATGGATAGATGTTTTAAAGAAGCTAGGTCATGAAGTTTTTATTATGGCTGGAGAATTTGAATCTTGGAACATAGATTATGAACATGACTATTTGTATCCAGTTTTGTCCTTTTTTTCAGTGGAAGCAGAATGGGAACAACGCAAAGCATTTTTCGAACCTGATAAAGAGCCAGACGCATTATTAGAACATGTTGAGAATGCTTCTAATATGATTTATAAAACCATGCTTACCTGGGTTAAAGATAAAAAAATTGATGCGATTCTTTCAGAAAACGCCTCTGCCCTTCCCTGCCATTTATCGATGGGTGTTGCTATAAAAAAACTGATTCTAAAAACAGGTTTACCTATTGTAACGCATGATCATGATTTTCATTGGGAACGTGGCCAGCGGTATGTTTCTGTGCATCCTGAAATCAACCAATATGTTGATGACAACTTTCCTTTATTACTTCCTGATGTAAAACACGCTGCCATTAATACATTTGGCGTAGAAACTTTTAAAAATAGATTTAATCTTGATGCTACTTTGGTCCCTAATGTCATGGATTTTAATCGAATTTACGGTGTACCAACTCCAGAAAATGAATTTTTCTTGAGAAATATTGGTGTTAAAGAAGATGACATTGCTTTATTACAGGTAACTCGTATTGTAAGGCGGAAAGGAATCGAAACTGCGATATCCTTAATTGATAAGCTAGATGATAAAAAGCTAAAACTAGTCATTACCGGTAATAATAATGATGATGAAAATAAAGAATATTATAATGAGTTAATTGATCAAATTCATGAATTAAATCTATCGAATCAAATCATTTTTGCGGCGCACAAAGTTTTAGATCATAAAGATTTATCTGATGTGTATGCGCATGGTAGAGCTGCTACTTATTTTAGCACGTATGAAGGTTTTGGAAATGCTCTTGTTGAAACAGTACTTGCCAAAAAACCCATATTCGTCAATAACTACAAACCTGTATACATGCAAGATATTGGAAATAAAGGATTTGAAACAGTCATGATCGAAGACAGCAATCTAACCCCAGAAAGTGTGCAACAAATGTCCGACATCATCTACAACCCAAAGCGATGCCTAGAAATTGGTGAGTACAACTTTAAGCTTGGCAAAAAATATTTTTCATATGATGTACTTGAAGAAAAATTAAGTGCCTTATTTACATTTTAA